One Gossypium raimondii isolate GPD5lz chromosome 3, ASM2569854v1, whole genome shotgun sequence genomic window carries:
- the LOC105795987 gene encoding uncharacterized protein LOC105795987, whose translation MEEEKMNLRLDMNVQKLETEKLRKRNDKAERDLDSLKTDYKRLRCSMKAAGLGKTSEQWCQEIQEEKIKADRWERKFQDAQMRNETLEKSLSESRNEKGELKARVAELEKILYQYRNRNSVMELRASLDKIEQMKRRVEELEMALQNCEIRIESLKASEEPKNLSAKHRYGTRAKTKDMDQRLEKLEQLQREMQDQLQAQMQERLDKFQRKMTDKIVEFQDSMMAKLTQLLTGVVIKGKAP comes from the exons atggaagaagagaagatgaaTCTGAGACTTGACATGAATGTTCAGAAGCTAGAAAccgagaaattaagaaaaagaaatgataagGCTGAGAGAGATTTGGATAGTTTGAAAACAGACTATAAGAGGTTGCGTTGTTCGATGAAAGCTGCTGGGCTTGGAAAAACTTCAGAGCAGTGGTGTCAGGAAATTCAAGAGGAAAAGATCAAGGCTGATAGATGGGAAAGGAAGTTCCAGGATGCCCAAATGCGAAATGAGACCCTGGagaagagtttgtcagaaagccgAAATGAAAAGGGTGAGCTAAAAGCTAGAGTGGCTGAGCTTGAGAAGATTCTGTATCAATATCGAAACCGTAATTCTGTAATGGAGCTAAGGGCGAGCTTAGACAAGATTGAGCAAATGAAAAGAAGAGTGGAAGAATTGGAAATGGCACTACAAAACTGTGAAATACGGATTGAATCCCTTAAAGCTAGTGAAGAGC CAAAAAACCTGTCAGCTAAACATCGTTACGGTACCCGAGCTAAGACaaaagacatggaccaaaggttAGAAAAACTCGAACAATTGCAAAGGGAGATGCAGGACCAGCTACAAGCGCAAATGCAAGAGCGGTTGGATAAGTTCCAACGAAAAATGACGGACAAGATAGTAGAATTCCAAGACAGCATGATGGCCAAGTTGACCCAACTGTTGACTGGGGTAGTGATAAAGGGAAAGGCCCCATGA